From the Theobroma cacao cultivar B97-61/B2 chromosome 2, Criollo_cocoa_genome_V2, whole genome shotgun sequence genome, one window contains:
- the LOC18608526 gene encoding zinc finger CCCH domain-containing protein 40 isoform X1, whose amino-acid sequence MLERKLFKTKMCILYQRGRCSRQSCSFAHGDAELRRFSGSHGGKRNYRDGDLRDKLDKKLSPEPSYSPGRDMRDRRILRGRSAMRSFEKRSDRNRKKKQHLDGQSDFSESLKISNKIEDLVIEGRNISSTPKNILEDQLKEVHLDINTLIHHKHKLEIFVEEKIQEAGTLTSQIEELRSQLEKEKEECKRVTSRIKKFVKAHNRCSHIGDELKRSQSRLEKLAEQLGLNISGTSGNEENSNINIVSDGETTGYHMSYPQNEMRSNSSLSKKKLCANQDITEEPIPDGKGHEAETTRLGKRSRWSEHPTQSNIDKENGSLNNGNSSLVPLASTEKLRRGKKVAVSMSIEDKLKSAHAGLSLPLTSMAANAVDDDEVLEIDEEEKVEVSGLPFLLPLPPPILQNSYSEYEDKDQNVDIDEGLEEAMVHVDIL is encoded by the exons ATGTTGGAAAGGAAGCTTTTCAAAACGAAGATGTGCATATTGTATCAGAGAGGACGTTGTTCGCGCCAGAGTTGCTCCTTCGCTCACGGAGATGCTGAGCTCCGCCGTTTCTCCGGTTCTCACGGTG GTAAAAGAAACTATCGAGATGGCGACTTGAGGGATAAGCTTGACAAAAAGCTATCTCCAGAGCCAAGTTATTCTCCAGGAAGAGATATGAGAGACCGACGGATATTACGAG GACGTAGTGCAATGAGGTCCTTTGAAAAAAGGAG TGACAGAAACCGAAAGAAGAAACAACACTTGGATGGACAAAGTGATTTTTCtgaaagtttgaaaatttcGAACAAGATTGAAGATCTGGTTATAGAAGGGAGAAACATATCCTCTACTCCCAAAAATATTCTTGAGGATCAG TTGAAAGAAGTTCACTTGGATATTAACACACTTATTCATCACAAGCACAAATTAGAG ATCTTTGTGGAAgagaaaattcaagaagcaGGTACTCTTACTTCGCAAATTGAGGAGCTTCGTTCTCAATtagaaaaggagaaagaggAGTGTAAAAG GGTTACTTCAAGAATCAAGAAGTTTGTCAAAGCACACAATCGTTGCTCGCACATAGGAGATGAACTGAAGAg ATCTCAATCTCGTTTGGAGAAGTTGGCAGAACAGCTTGGCTTAAATATTTCTGGAACCAGTGGCAATGAAGAGAATTCCAACATCAACATTGTAAGTGATGGTGAGACTACTGGCTATCATATGTCCTATCCACAGAATGAGATGAGGAGTAATTCTTCTCTGAGCAAGAAGAAGCTGTGTGCCAACCAGGACATCACTGAAGAGCCCATTCCTGATG GTAAAGGGCATGAGGCAGAAACTACCCGATTGGGAAAGCGGTCTCGATGGAGTGAACACCCTACTCAATCAAATATAGACAAGGAAAATGGGTCACTGAACAATGGAAACAGCAGTCTTGTGCCCTTGGCTAGTACCGAGAAACTGAGGAGAGGAAAGAAAGTCGCAGTTAGCATGTCTATTGAAGATAAG TTGAAGAGTGCACATGCTGGTCTTTCATTGCCTTTAACAAGCATGGCTGCTAATGcagttgatgatgatgaagtaTTGGAAATTGACGAGGAGGAGAAGGTTGAGGTCTCAGGTTTGCCATTTTTACTTCCCCTGCCTCCACCAATCCTCCAAAATAGTTACTCAGAg TATGAGGATAAAGATCAGAATGTAGATATTGACGAGGGACTGGAGGAAGCGATGGTGCATGTGGATATCCTTTGA
- the LOC18608526 gene encoding zinc finger CCCH domain-containing protein 40 isoform X2 translates to MRDRRILRGRSAMRSFEKRSDRNRKKKQHLDGQSDFSESLKISNKIEDLVIEGRNISSTPKNILEDQLKEVHLDINTLIHHKHKLEIFVEEKIQEAGTLTSQIEELRSQLEKEKEECKRVTSRIKKFVKAHNRCSHIGDELKRSQSRLEKLAEQLGLNISGTSGNEENSNINIVSDGETTGYHMSYPQNEMRSNSSLSKKKLCANQDITEEPIPDGKGHEAETTRLGKRSRWSEHPTQSNIDKENGSLNNGNSSLVPLASTEKLRRGKKVAVSMSIEDKLKSAHAGLSLPLTSMAANAVDDDEVLEIDEEEKVEVSGLPFLLPLPPPILQNSYSEYEDKDQNVDIDEGLEEAMVHVDIL, encoded by the exons ATGAGAGACCGACGGATATTACGAG GACGTAGTGCAATGAGGTCCTTTGAAAAAAGGAG TGACAGAAACCGAAAGAAGAAACAACACTTGGATGGACAAAGTGATTTTTCtgaaagtttgaaaatttcGAACAAGATTGAAGATCTGGTTATAGAAGGGAGAAACATATCCTCTACTCCCAAAAATATTCTTGAGGATCAG TTGAAAGAAGTTCACTTGGATATTAACACACTTATTCATCACAAGCACAAATTAGAG ATCTTTGTGGAAgagaaaattcaagaagcaGGTACTCTTACTTCGCAAATTGAGGAGCTTCGTTCTCAATtagaaaaggagaaagaggAGTGTAAAAG GGTTACTTCAAGAATCAAGAAGTTTGTCAAAGCACACAATCGTTGCTCGCACATAGGAGATGAACTGAAGAg ATCTCAATCTCGTTTGGAGAAGTTGGCAGAACAGCTTGGCTTAAATATTTCTGGAACCAGTGGCAATGAAGAGAATTCCAACATCAACATTGTAAGTGATGGTGAGACTACTGGCTATCATATGTCCTATCCACAGAATGAGATGAGGAGTAATTCTTCTCTGAGCAAGAAGAAGCTGTGTGCCAACCAGGACATCACTGAAGAGCCCATTCCTGATG GTAAAGGGCATGAGGCAGAAACTACCCGATTGGGAAAGCGGTCTCGATGGAGTGAACACCCTACTCAATCAAATATAGACAAGGAAAATGGGTCACTGAACAATGGAAACAGCAGTCTTGTGCCCTTGGCTAGTACCGAGAAACTGAGGAGAGGAAAGAAAGTCGCAGTTAGCATGTCTATTGAAGATAAG TTGAAGAGTGCACATGCTGGTCTTTCATTGCCTTTAACAAGCATGGCTGCTAATGcagttgatgatgatgaagtaTTGGAAATTGACGAGGAGGAGAAGGTTGAGGTCTCAGGTTTGCCATTTTTACTTCCCCTGCCTCCACCAATCCTCCAAAATAGTTACTCAGAg TATGAGGATAAAGATCAGAATGTAGATATTGACGAGGGACTGGAGGAAGCGATGGTGCATGTGGATATCCTTTGA
- the LOC18608527 gene encoding protein RESTRICTED TEV MOVEMENT 2 codes for MAGRTRTNLSVTVFEDFQPIWEQKEEQAANILLVHLPGFDKEQIIVTYVDSSRTIKLQAERSLEKNKRSRVNQALPVPQNCVVGKIQGSFRNGVLTITMPKQTITQPSSVDDAKTTKETTPPKATRDQKAMKDPKETTAPKPASTSTSGFEKPRDEKSPPPQTPQKAKTEPKTPKGPKIIPSRAAPSPSTLGERQANGKKVDTLQPSKQQEETQKQVAPTATTTKQPEEKSAAGSTAEMVEKTGESKIGLPKVAKEKKDSAMSGSNIPKLSLKKKKDNKGAGVVEGKAKEGGSFMAKAKEMKGMDTLMKSVKRLATEDYEERQMLINIGVSVLVIVALGAYITYAYRSSGKSKR; via the exons ATGGCGGGGAGAACACGAACTAACTTGTCTGTTACTGTTTTTGAGGATTTCCAGCCCATATGGGAACAGAAGGAAGAGCAAGCAGCAAATATTCTACTTGTTCATCTTCCAG GTTTTGACAAGGAGCAAATTATCGTCACCTATGTTGACTCCTCCCGTACGATCAAATTGCAGGCAGAACGATCACTTGAGAAGAACAAACGAAGTCGTGTCAACCAGGCCTTGCCTGTTCCACAAAACTGTGTCGTAGGTAAAATTCAAGGCAGTTTTCGGAATGGCGTTCTTACCATCACAATGCCAAAGCAGACAATTACTCAACCCAGTTCTGTAGACGATGCAAAAACCACCAAAGAAACTACACCTCCAAAGGCCACCAGGGACCAAAAGGCCATGAAGGACCCAAAAGAAACTACTGCTCCCAAACCTGCGTCAACTTCAACATCTGGTTTTGAAAAACCAAGAGACGAAAAATCACCGCCTCCGCAAACCCCGCAAAAAGCCAAAACCGAGCCTAAAACACCGAAGGGTCCTAAAATTATTCCTTCAAGAGCTGCTCCGAGTCCATCCACTCTGGGTGAAAGACAGGCTAATGGGAAGAAGGTCGATACTTTGCAGCCTTCGAAGCAACAAGAAGAAACACAAAAGCAAGTTGCTCCGACTGCAACTACCACAAAGCAGCCCGAAGAAAAGAGTGCTGCAGGCTCTACAGCTGAAATGGTTGAGAAAACGGGGGAAAGTAAAATTGGGTTACCGAAAGTggccaaagaaaagaaagattctGCCATGTCCGGAAGCAATATTCCGAAGCTTTcgttgaaaaagaagaaagataataAAGGTGCTGGTGTGGTGGAAGGGAAGGCCAAGGAGGGTGGTAGCTTCATGGCAAAAGCCAAGGAAATGAAAGGTATGGACACCCTAATGAAGAGCGTAAAGAGACTTGCCACGGAGGATTATGAAGAGAGGCAGATGCTGATTAATATAGGGGTCTCTGTTTTGGTGATTGTAGCACTTGGGGCCTACATCACCTATGCCTATCGCTCATCTGGAAAATCCAAGCGCTAG
- the LOC18608528 gene encoding histone-lysine N-methyltransferase ATXR2 isoform X2 — protein MESICPIDQRCSHQISALLQPPSPLHIQEYFERLISKRQCHGIKVKQDGEFGKGVFAETDFEEEQLILKDQMLVGAQHPSNKIDCLVCSYCFKFIGSIEQQIGRKLYLKTLGVSQHHGCENDLSDEDQDNHYVENHHNSENGASSSSISTNSLPKMALEALMNGELSLPYSNKFPLPSVVSCPGGCEEAFYCSKSCAEADWESFHSLLCTGEKSESLSREALLKFIQHANETNDIFLLAAKAISFTILRYRKVKASHLKKQENTAPSILGTSDLSLLVEAWKPISIGHKRRWWDCIALPGDIDGSDEATFRMQIRELAFTSLHFLKEAIFDKECEPCIIIGMFELNNLDLVVPSPVEDYFLYIDDLTYPEKKEAERITQPYLDALGDDYSVCCQGTAFFPLQSCMNHSCCPNAKAFKREEDRDGQATIIALRPICKGEEVTISYIDEDLPFEERQALLADYGFRCRCTRCLEEEP, from the exons ATGGAATCCATTTGCCCAATCGATCAACGCTGCTCTCATCAAATCTCCGCTCTTCTCCAGCCTCCCTCTCCTCTCCATATTCAG GAGTATTTCGAGCGGCTTATTTCAAAACGGCAATGCCATGGCATCAAAGTGAAACAAGACGGCGAATTTGGAAAAG GTGTATTTGCTGAAACGGACTTTGAGGAGGAACAACTTATCTTAAAGGATCAAATGCTTGTTGGGGCTCAGCATCCTTCAAACAAG ATTGACTGTTTAGTTTGCAGTTATTGTTTCAAATTCATCGGTTCAATAGAGCAACAAATCGGGCGGAAACTGTATTTGAAAACTCTAGGAGTTTCTCAACATCATGGATGTGAAAACGATTTATCCGATGAAGACCAAGACAATCATTATGTTGAAAATCACCATAATTCTGAAAATGGAGCTTCCAGCAGTTCCATTAGTACTAATTCTTTGCCTAAAATGGCCCTGGAAGCGTTAATGAATGGTGAATTGTCATTGCCTTACTCGAACAAGTTTCCCTTGCCTTCTGTTGTTTCATGCCCCGGAGGATGCGAAGAAGCTTTTTATTGTAG CAAATCGTGTGCGGAAGCTGATTGGGAGTCGTTTCATTCTTTACTTTGCACTGGGGAGAAATCAGAGTCCCTCTCCAGAGAGGCACTTTTAAAATTCATACAGCATGCCAATG AAACAAATGACATTTTCCTCCTTGCTGCCAAG GCAATTTCTTTCACCATTTTAAGGTATCGGAAGGTGAAAGCCTCTCATCTAAAAAAACAGGAGAATACTGCACCAAGTATCTTAGGAACTTCTGATCTATCGTTACTTGTGGAGGCATGGAAGCCAATATCAATTGGACATAAGAGAAG GTGGTGGGACTGTATTGCATTGCCAGGTGACATTGATGGATCTGATGAAGCCACATTTAGGATGCAGATAAGGGAGCTTGCATTCACG TCACTTCATTTCCTCAAGGAAGCCATTTTTGACAAGGAATGTGAGCCATGTATC ATTATTGGCATGTTCGAGCTCAATAATCT TGATCTGGTTGTACCATCTCCAGTGGAGGATTATTTTTTGTACATTGATGATCTTACATATCCTGAAAAG AAAGAAGCTGAGAGAATTACACAACCATATCTAGATGCTCTTGGTGATGACTATTCTGTTTGTTGCCAAG gTACTGCATTCTTTCCTTTGCAGAGTTGCATGAACCATTCTTGTTGTCCTAATGCAAAAGCATTCAAAAGAGAGGAG GATAGAGACGGCCAAGCAACAATTATTGCACTCAGGCCTATTTGCAAGGGAGAAGAG GTGACGATTTCATACATAGACGAGGACCTTCCATTTGAAGAGAGACAAGCACTACTTGCAGATTATGGTTTTAGGTGCAGGTGCACCAGGTGCTTGGAGGAAGAACCCTAG
- the LOC18608528 gene encoding histone-lysine N-methyltransferase ATXR2 isoform X1: protein MESICPIDQRCSHQISALLQPPSPLHIQEYFERLISKRQCHGIKVKQDGEFGKGVFAETDFEEEQLILKDQMLVGAQHPSNKIDCLVCSYCFKFIGSIEQQIGRKLYLKTLGVSQHHGCENDLSDEDQDNHYVENHHNSENGASSSSISTNSLPKMALEALMNGELSLPYSNKFPLPSVVSCPGGCEEAFYCSKSCAEADWESFHSLLCTGEKSESLSREALLKFIQHANETNDIFLLAAKAISFTILRYRKVKASHLKKQENTAPSILGTSDLSLLVEAWKPISIGHKRRWWDCIALPGDIDGSDEATFRMQIRELAFTSLHFLKEAIFDKECEPLFSLEIYGHIIGMFELNNLDLVVPSPVEDYFLYIDDLTYPEKKEAERITQPYLDALGDDYSVCCQGTAFFPLQSCMNHSCCPNAKAFKREEDRDGQATIIALRPICKGEEVTISYIDEDLPFEERQALLADYGFRCRCTRCLEEEP, encoded by the exons ATGGAATCCATTTGCCCAATCGATCAACGCTGCTCTCATCAAATCTCCGCTCTTCTCCAGCCTCCCTCTCCTCTCCATATTCAG GAGTATTTCGAGCGGCTTATTTCAAAACGGCAATGCCATGGCATCAAAGTGAAACAAGACGGCGAATTTGGAAAAG GTGTATTTGCTGAAACGGACTTTGAGGAGGAACAACTTATCTTAAAGGATCAAATGCTTGTTGGGGCTCAGCATCCTTCAAACAAG ATTGACTGTTTAGTTTGCAGTTATTGTTTCAAATTCATCGGTTCAATAGAGCAACAAATCGGGCGGAAACTGTATTTGAAAACTCTAGGAGTTTCTCAACATCATGGATGTGAAAACGATTTATCCGATGAAGACCAAGACAATCATTATGTTGAAAATCACCATAATTCTGAAAATGGAGCTTCCAGCAGTTCCATTAGTACTAATTCTTTGCCTAAAATGGCCCTGGAAGCGTTAATGAATGGTGAATTGTCATTGCCTTACTCGAACAAGTTTCCCTTGCCTTCTGTTGTTTCATGCCCCGGAGGATGCGAAGAAGCTTTTTATTGTAG CAAATCGTGTGCGGAAGCTGATTGGGAGTCGTTTCATTCTTTACTTTGCACTGGGGAGAAATCAGAGTCCCTCTCCAGAGAGGCACTTTTAAAATTCATACAGCATGCCAATG AAACAAATGACATTTTCCTCCTTGCTGCCAAG GCAATTTCTTTCACCATTTTAAGGTATCGGAAGGTGAAAGCCTCTCATCTAAAAAAACAGGAGAATACTGCACCAAGTATCTTAGGAACTTCTGATCTATCGTTACTTGTGGAGGCATGGAAGCCAATATCAATTGGACATAAGAGAAG GTGGTGGGACTGTATTGCATTGCCAGGTGACATTGATGGATCTGATGAAGCCACATTTAGGATGCAGATAAGGGAGCTTGCATTCACG TCACTTCATTTCCTCAAGGAAGCCATTTTTGACAAGGAATGTGAGCCAT TATTCTCCCTTGAAATCTATGGGCATATTATTGGCATGTTCGAGCTCAATAATCT TGATCTGGTTGTACCATCTCCAGTGGAGGATTATTTTTTGTACATTGATGATCTTACATATCCTGAAAAG AAAGAAGCTGAGAGAATTACACAACCATATCTAGATGCTCTTGGTGATGACTATTCTGTTTGTTGCCAAG gTACTGCATTCTTTCCTTTGCAGAGTTGCATGAACCATTCTTGTTGTCCTAATGCAAAAGCATTCAAAAGAGAGGAG GATAGAGACGGCCAAGCAACAATTATTGCACTCAGGCCTATTTGCAAGGGAGAAGAG GTGACGATTTCATACATAGACGAGGACCTTCCATTTGAAGAGAGACAAGCACTACTTGCAGATTATGGTTTTAGGTGCAGGTGCACCAGGTGCTTGGAGGAAGAACCCTAG
- the LOC18608529 gene encoding peroxisome biogenesis protein 22, producing MAEPSSSLSSSKDELIHLIKRLGTYLALKMSNLFSISLQKLDPRSVGAIAGLAVAIIFTYKLMRSPTAPSRRQPKRQAPTTSSSAVSTQSNVTLMPSGICSSSEDSRAQNVVDEFFQPVKPTLGQIVRQKLSEGRKVTCRLLGVILEESSPEELQKQATVKSSVLDVLLEITKFCDLYLMERVIDDESEKNVLLALENAGIFTSGGLVKDKVLFCSTENGRASFVRQLEPDWHIDTNPEIVSQLARFIKYQLHISPVRPERTAANVSSSPSLEHFFGCV from the exons ATGGCCGAGCCATCGTCGTCTTTATCGTCATCCAAAGACGAGCTGATTCATCTGATCAAGCGGCTCGGAACATATCTCGCCCTCAAGATGTCCAATCTCTTCTCGATCTCTCTTCAGAAACtg GATCCACGCTCTGTTGGGGCTATTGCAGGGCTTGCTGTTGCAATAATCTTTACCTATAAGTTGATGAGATCACCTACAGCACCTTCAAGAAGGCAACCAAAACGTCAAGCTCCAACAACTAGTAGCTCTGCTGTCAGTACCCAGTCAAATGTAACGTTGATGCCTTCTGGAATTTGCTCATCTTCAGAGGATTCAAGAGCACAAAATGTTGTTGACGAGTTCTTCCAGCCAGTAAAG CCAACATTGGGGCAAATAGTCAGGCAGAAACTGAGTGAAGGAAGAAAG GTAACATGCCGTTTGCTTGGAGTGATCCTTGAGGAAAGCAGTCCAGAGGAGCTGCAG AAACAAGCAACAGTAAAGTCCTCTGTGTTGGATGTGCTATTGGAGATTACCAAATTTTGTGATCTTTATCTCATGGAGAGAGTCATTGATGATGAAAGCGAA AAAAATGTTCTTCTGGCCTTGGAAAATGCTGGGATTTTCACCTCTGGTGGTTTGGTAAAGGACAAG GTTCTCTTTTGTAGCACAGAGAATGGGCGCGCATCTTTTGTTCGGCAACTAGAACCAGATTGGCATATTGACACAAACCCTGAAATAGTTTCTCAGTTAGCT AGGTTCATCAAATATCAGCTTCACATTTCTCCTGTCAGACCTGAAAGGACTGCAGCTAATGTCTCCAGTTCTCCATCCTTAGAACACTTCTTTGGATGCGTTTGA
- the LOC18608530 gene encoding cyclin-U1-1 — MLATGDYPTNQIRKSDPTQAETTTPRVLTIISSVLEKLVARNDKLVEVLSEQLDGLNCHGSSGRLGKSLHAFHGVRAPNISIPKYLERIYKYTNCSPSCFVVGYVYIDRLAHKHPDSLVISLNVHRLLVTSVMVASKMLDDVHYNNAVYARVGGVTNAELNRLELELLFLLDFGVTVSSRVFENYCLHLEKEMLTDGAEQQIERGRSPVAMDDVTEISVEDTQSCSPPQAVD; from the exons ATGTTAGCCACCGGCGACTATCCCACCAACCAAATCCGAAAATCGGATCCAACCCAGGCCGAGACGACGACACCAAGAGTCCTGACCATAATTTCCTCAGTGCTAGAAAAGCTAGTGGCCCGAAACGACAAGCTTGTTGAGGTCCTGAGCGAGCAGCTAGATGGGTTGAACTGCCATGGTAGCTCTGGTCGGCTAGGGAAAAGCTTGCATGCATTTCATGGCGTTAGGGCTCCTAATATAAGCATACCGAAGTACTTGGAGAGGATATACAAGTACACAAATTGCAGTCCTTCTTGCTTTGTGGTAGGATACGTTTACATAGACCGGCTGGCGCATAAGCATCCTGACTCGCTCGTCATATCCTTGAATGTGCATCGATTGCTGGTTACTAGTGTCATGGTTGCTTCGAAGATGCTTGATGATGT GCATTATAACAATGCCGTCTATGCTCGGGTCGGAGGAGTGACCAATGCTGAGCTGAACCGGTTAGAGCTAGAACTGCTTTTCCTTTTGGATTTTGGGGTCACAGTTAGCTCCCGAGTTTTTGAGAACTATTGCTTGCACTTGGAGAAAGAGATGCTGACTGATGGTGCTGAACAGCAAATTGAAAGGGGAAGAAGCCCCGTTGCCATGGATGATGTGACTGAAATCTCAGTTGAAGACACACAAAGTTGTTCACCACCTCAAGCGGTGGACTGA